Proteins from a genomic interval of Narcine bancroftii isolate sNarBan1 chromosome 12, sNarBan1.hap1, whole genome shotgun sequence:
- the bcdin3d gene encoding pre-miRNA 5'-monophosphate methyltransferase: MAASIGGAKTVSSKSENGEEEPGAAPYGNFANYYRFNPPGERLRLIPAADLVAGFSAGGGGVVSLALDVGCNSGDFSVAIYKHLCEMKQNLKLLSCDIDADLIQRATESNPYAESILYVTLDIMDPASREAVLKPYLDKWHCTSFDICFCMSVTMWIHLHHGDQGLLDFLLCLSRLCKTLLIEPQPWKCYRSAARRLRKLGKSKFDHFKTLSIKGDVAQKIHEFLITDCNMELVQCFGNTNWNRSLLLFKKCSLS; the protein is encoded by the exons ATGGCGGCTTCCATCGGCGGGGCGAAGACCGTGAGTTCGAAGTCGGAGAATGGCGAGGAGGAGCCCGGAGCAGCTCCCTACGGCAACTTCGCCAATTATTACCGGTTCAACCCCCCAGGAGAGAGGCTGCGATTGATACCGGCCGCCGATTTAGTGGCGGGATTCTCGGCGGGAGGAGGCGGAGTGGTGTCGCTGGCACTGGACGTGGGCTGCAACAGTGGG GATTTCAGTGTTGCCATATACAAGCACCTTTGTGAGATGAAACAAAACCTGAAACTACTCAGCTGTGACATTGATGCTGACCTGATTCAACGAGCCACCGAATCCAATCCCTATGCTGAATCCATCTTGTATGTCACTTTGGATATAATGGACCCGGCTTCTCGAGAGGCAGTGTTAAAGCCCTACTTGGACAAATGGCATTGCACGTCCTTTGATATTTGCTTTTGCATGTCTGTGACAATGTGGATCCATCTCCATCATGGTGACCAGGGGCTGTTGgatttcctcctttgtctatcGCGACTTTGCAAGACTTTGCTGATTGAGCCGCAGCCCTGGAAGTGCTACCGGTCTGCAGCACGCAGACTGCGCAAGCTGGGCAAAAGCAAGTTTGACCACTTCAAAACTCTCTCCATTAAAGGAGACGTGGCCCAGAAGATCCATGAGTTCCTGATAACTGATTGTAACATGGAGCTCGTCCAGTGTTTTGGTAACACTAATTGGAACAGGAGTTTACTGCTGTTTAAAAAATGTTCCTTGAGCTGA